The following coding sequences lie in one Pelecanus crispus isolate bPelCri1 chromosome 9, bPelCri1.pri, whole genome shotgun sequence genomic window:
- the BBLN gene encoding bublin coiled-coil protein — MSGPNGEPHVQVGGAGGNDDDDGGGGGDDGDSFGEEEYAAINSMLDQINSCLDHLEEKNDYLHACLKELLESNRQTRLEFQQQSEQQNMEPDVQGSQPPV; from the exons atGTCGGGCCCCAACGGGGAGCCGCACGTGCAGGTGGGCGGCGCCGGCGGCAACGACGACGacgacggcggcggcggcggcgacgaCGGGGACAGCTTCGGGGAGGAAG aATATGCAGCAATAAACTCCATGCTGGACCAGATCAACTCCTGCTTGGATCACCTGGAGGAGAAGAATGATTATCTACACGCCTGCTTGAAAGAACTGCTGGAGTCCAACCGCCAGACGCGCCTGGAGTTCCAGCAGCAGAGCGAGCAGCAGAACATGGAACCTGATGTGCAGGGATCACAGCCTCCTGTCTAG